The following proteins come from a genomic window of Sander vitreus isolate 19-12246 chromosome 14, sanVit1, whole genome shotgun sequence:
- the mfsd2ab gene encoding sodium-dependent lysophosphatidylcholine symporter 1-B — translation MAKGEGGEQYSNASLLEKPVSSDGITLARKEEHRNRLSVCNKICYAIGGAPYQITGCALGFFLQIYLLDVAQLDPFYASIILFVGRAWDAITDPTVGFLVSRSPWTRFGRMLPWIVLSTPLAVISYFLIWYVPPFENGKVIWYLIFYCIFQTLQTCFHVPYSALTMFISSEQKDRDSATAYRMTVEVLGTVLGTAIQGQIVGMANAPCLPGPRDIVTNLSNSSVSFGLNNSEPVISLDHTKTAYMIASGVICIIYVLCAIVVFFGVREQKESCRPRSEPMGFFQGIKLVMGHGPYAKLVMVFLFTSLGFMLLEGNFALFCSSTLGFRNDFQNILLVIMLSATLAIPFWQWFLTRFGKKTAVFTGSLSVVPFMILVVCIKSNLIVTYIVSFAAGVGVAAAFLLPWSMLPDVVDDFQVQNPDSTGHEALFYSFYVFFTKFASGVSLGISTLSLDFAGYISRGCSQPEEVDITLKVLVSAAPIALIMIGLIILYSYPITEERRQGNRKLLQEQRDNEADSETDSTEMANMV, via the exons ATGGCAAAAGGAGAGGGAGGTGAACAATACTCAAACGCCAGTTTATTGGAGAAACCGGTCAGCTCGGATGGTATCACGCTCGCCAGGAAG GAGGAGCATAGGAACAGGTTGTCCGTCTGCAACAAGATATGCTATGCCATCGGTGGAGCACCCTACCAGATCACAGGATGTGCCCTGGGATTTTTCCTGCAGATCTATCTGCTGGATGTAGCTCAG CTGGATCCCTTCTATGCCTCCATCATCTTGTTTGTGGGCCGAGCATGGGACGCCATAACAGACCCCACGGTGGGCTTCCTGGTCTCCCGAAGCCCCTGGACGCGCTTCGGACGCATGCTGCCCTG GATCGTGCTCTCCACCCCTTTGGCTGTGATTTCCTATTTCCTCATATGGTACGTTCCTCCCTTTGAGAACGGCAAAGTCATCTGGTACCTTATCTTCTACTGCATCTTCCAGACCCTTCAAACT TGCTTCCATGTGCCATACTCTGCGCTCACCATGTTCATCAGCTCAGAGCAGAAGGACAGAGACTCAGCCACCGCGTACA GGATGACGGTGGAGGTTCTGGGGACTGTTCTCGGTACAGCTATCCAGGGCCAGATCGTGGGTATGGCGAACGCTCCCTGCCTCCCAGGACCACGTGACATTGTGACGAACCTGAGCAACTCCTCAGTGTCTTTCGGACTCAATAACTCCGAGCCTGTCATTTCCCTGGATCACACG AAAACGGCCTACATGATTGCCTCTGGTGTCATCTGCATTATCTATGTCCTCTGTGCTATTGTGGTTTTCTTCGGTGTGAGAGAGCAAAAAG AGTCTTGTCGTCCCAGATCAGAGCCCATGGGTTTCTTCCAGGGGATTAAGCTGGTGATGGGACATGGACCGTACGCCAAACTGGTCATGGTCTTCCTCTTTACCTCGCTAGGTTTCATG CTCCTGGAGGGCAACTTTGCCTTGTTCTGCAGCTCCACACTGGGCTTCAGAAACGACTTTCAGAATATCCTGCTAGTCATCATG CTCTCCGCTACTCTGGCCATCCCGTTCTGGCAGTGGTTCTTGACTCGCTTTGGAAAAAAGACAGCGGTTTTCACTGGCTCCTTG TCTGTGGTTCCCTTCATGATCCTGGTGGTGTGTATTAAGAGTAACCTGATCGTCACCTACATTGTCTCCTTTGCTGCCGGGGTGGGAGTGGCTGCAGCCTTCCTGCTGCCCTG gtcTATGCTGCCCGATGTTGTCGACGATTTCCAAGTGCAGAACCCAGACTCCACCGGCCACGAAGCTCTCTTCTATTCGTTCTACGTCTTCTTCACCAAGTTTGCCTCTGGAGTCTCCCTTGGCATTTCCACTCTCAGTTTAGA ttttgcaGGCTACATCAGTAGAGGCTGCTCTCAACCAGAGGAAGTGGATATAACGTTGAAAGTGCTGGTCTCCGCCGCCCCCATAGCTCTCATCATGATCGGCCTGATCATATTGTACTCGTATCCAATCACTGAGGAGAGGAGGCAAGGCAATCGCAAACTGTTACAGGAACAGAG GGACAACGAGGCAGATTCAGAAACGGACTCGACAGAAATGGCCAACATGGTCTAG